A section of the Oenanthe melanoleuca isolate GR-GAL-2019-014 chromosome 6, OMel1.0, whole genome shotgun sequence genome encodes:
- the LZTS2 gene encoding leucine zipper putative tumor suppressor 2 yields MVKEGGAGGGGGAAGPAEPCSRCGGPRGPDGWAAAGEAAHAPLPAGGPPAMAIVQTLPVPLDAVAEGAAQLRTTACSPPAAMGSVGSLLPVRPRHDCASDGDPSTASFCKQDGLLRATPEEPRVSVPGVTHSYANGGFCGDWLDASSPASPCSDSDDLRDDQAPSDHLRGPPPKLVPVSGKLEENVEKTLIRPMAFKPVVSKLRNAQPGTRLGLSESQVNLTHLLGAEKPGSLSCRASTLSDSGRNSLSSLPTYSTGCSQHPEVGALPTTPHGPLDPLGTCRPSNSDSGRSSSSKSTGSLSGRGRPSSESGSCGRSPLPGEEAMLVRELEDKLREREAELRLLRDSLDENEVAICQVFEEKQRRCEQELEGLRQRCAAQARQAAHAAHRGQQVLQLQVLQLQQEKKQLQEDLTQLLQERELLERRCASFQRERTELAPRLEETKWEVCQKSGEISLLKQQLKEAQAELAQRGAELLGLRAQLREARAQLQAGERRAQGLQEAARLKALELEVCANELQRRKSEADLFRAKAGRLEQEVLGLREAARGRCPPGTGEGCPPPGEGCPSASEEPRGSAGLRRQLERLRAEVALERRRGQEQRDAFEQERGTWQGEKERVIRYQKQLQYSYIQMYRRNRRLEQRLQQLRLQGEDHLPEPCDPPDLPFEEITATEI; encoded by the exons ATGGTGAAGGAAG gcggagcgggaggcggcggcggggccgcg GGACCGGCGGAGCCCTGTTCACGGTGCGGGGGCCCGAGAGGACCGGACGGATGGGCAGCGGCTGGCGAG GCTGCCCACGCGCCCCTGCCTGCCGGGGGCCCCCCCGCCATGGCCATCGTGCAGACGCTGCCAGTGCCCCTTGATGCTGTTGCTGAGGGGGCCGCACAGCTCCGCACCACCGCCTGCTCCCCCCCTGCCGCCATGGGCAGCGTGGGCAGCCTCCTGCCCGTCCGGCCTCGCCACGACTGCGCAAGTGATGGGGACCCCTCCACCGCCTCCTTCTGCAAGCAGGATGGGCTGCTGCGGGCCACTCCTGAGGAGCCCCGCGTGTCTGTGCCCGGTGTCACCCACTCCTACGCCAATGGGGGCTTCTGTGGCGACTGGCTCGAtgcctcctctcctgccagcccctgtAGCGACTCAGATGATCTCCGTGATGACCAAGCACCAAGCGATCACCTGCGGGGGCCTCCCCCCAAGCTTGTACCTGTCTCTGGCAAGCTGGAAGAG AACGTGGAGAAGACCCTGATCCGCCCCATGGCCTTCAAGCCAGTGGTATCCAAGCTTCGGAATGCCCAGCCAGGCACGCGCCTGGGGCTCTCAGAGAGCCAGGTGAACCTCACCCACTTGCTGGGTGCTGAGAAGCCTGGCTCTCTGAGCTGCCGTGCCAGCACTCTCTCGGACTCAGGGCGCaactccctctccagcctgcccaCCTACAGCAcgggctgcagccagcacccaGAGGTGGGTGCCCTGCCGACCACCCCTCACGGCCCCCTCGATCCTCTGGGAACCTGCCGCCCCTCCAACTCGGACAGCGGGCGCTCATCCTCCAGCAAGAGCACGGGCTCGCTGAGCGGCCGGGGCCGGCCCTCCTCGGAGAGTGGCTCCTGCGGGCGCTCTCCGCTGCCTGGCGAGGAGGCCATGCTGGTGCGGGAGCTGGAGGACAAACTGCGGGAGAGGGAGGCCGAGCTGCGGCTCCTGCGCGACAGCCTGGATGAAAACGAGGTGGCCATCTGCCAG GTGTTTGAGGAGAAGCAGCGTCggtgtgagcaggagctggaggggctgcggCAGCGCTGTGCGGCCCAGGCACGGCAGGCAGCCCATGCAGCACATCGGGGGCAGCAagtcctgcagctccaggtgctgcagctgcagcaggagaagaaacagctgcaggaggacttgacccagctgctgcaggagcgTGAGCTGCTGGAGCGTCGCTGTGCCTCCTTCCAGCGGGAGCGCACCGAGTTGGCACCCCGGCTGGAGGAGACCAAGTGGGAG GTGTGCCAGAAGTCGGGGGAGATCTctctgctgaagcagcagctgaaggaggcGCAGGCGGAGCTGGCGCAGCGGGGCGCCgagctgctggggctgcggGCTCAGCTGCGGGAGGCGCGGGCGCAGCTGCAGGCGGGCGAGCGGCGGGcgcaggggctgcaggaggccgCCCGCCTCAAGGCGCTGGAGCTGGAGGTCTGTGCCAATGAACTGCAGCGCCGCAAGAGCGAGGCCGACCTCTTCCGCGCCAAAGCCGGCCGGCTcgagcaggaggtgctggggctgcGGGAGGCTGCCCGCGGGCGATGCCCACCAGGCACTGGTGAAGGTTGCCCCCCACCCGGTGAAGGATGCCCCTCGGCCAGCGAGGAGCcccggggcagcgcggggctgcggcggcAGCTGGAGCGGCTGCGTGCGGAGGTGGCCCTGGAGCGGCGGCGCGGGCAGGAGCAGCGGGACGCCTTCGAGCAGGAGCGCGGCACGTGGCAGGGCGAGAAGGAGCGGGTCATCCGCTaccagaagcagctgcagtaCAGCTACATCC